The Malus domestica chromosome 06, GDT2T_hap1 genome has a segment encoding these proteins:
- the LOC103438665 gene encoding uncharacterized protein: protein MAFRSMNPWKQMSTALRGYATSTSPKMKPYSPAAGATEKPQQSNFKRFMRGDFVPVYVVLGMIAVSVGLGLHTAKQHLKHNPHVYVKKERRETLPEVMEPERVVAESDKFVKNSFFRKVAHVQEFDDYNHAVKDPIRKDVFAHKPDPPRS, encoded by the exons ATGGCTTTCAGATCAATG AATCCCTGGAAACAAATGTCCACCGCCTTACGCGGATACGCCACCTCGACTTCCCCGAAGATGAAACCCTACTCCCCGGCTGCCGGTGCCACCGAAAAGCCCCAACAGAGCAACTTCAAGAGGTTTATGAGGGGCGACTTCGTGCCGGTCTACGTCGTGCTCGGGATGATAGCGGTGTCGGTGGGGCTGGGGCTCCATACCGCCAAGCAGCACCTGAAGCACAACCCCCACGTCTACGTGAAGAAGGAACGGAGAGAGACGCTGCCGGAGGTGATGGAGCCGGAGCGCGTGGTGGCGGAGTCTGACAAGTTCGTTAAAAATTCGTTTTTCAGGAAGGTGGCGCATGTTCAGGAGTTTGACGACTACAATCACGCCGTTAAGGATCCGATCCGGAAAGATGTTTTCGCTCATAAACCCGACCCACCCCGTTCGTGA
- the LOC103438664 gene encoding pentatricopeptide repeat-containing protein At5g61800 → MNAANATTIVAAIKHCKTPKQLLQLHAHTITNPSLTPPGLIIPTLLHAFIYLLPPSSAPSATASLRYAVALFNRIQNPSTFSFNNIIRAHTALSSPLSALRFFARMRHLSLPPDFHTFPFALKACAHLGFCAFSVSQALHSQSLKFGFASHLFVSNTLIHVYSICHNLSHACKVFDESSHRDVVSYNALLDAFVKAGEISRARQLFEEMPVRDSVSWGTVLAGCAQMDRCEEVLELFDQMLRIRIRPDDVSLVSALSACAQLGNLERGKMIHDYIKRNRIRLSSYFLTALVDFYAKCGCIETAMEIFESNADKNVFTWNAMLVGLAMHGHGKLTLAFFSRMTEAGLKPDGVSFLGVLVGCSHAGFVSEARKLFNKMEAVYGVPQELKHYGCMADLLGRAGLIKEAMEMIAKMPMGGDVFVWGGLLGGCRIHGDVEMAKKAAEQVMELDPEDGGVYSIMANVYATAGKWDDVVNVRKSIKDAKRVKKISGCSLIRLEGVTHEFIAGDCLHPKTEAIYLVLNGLQKHQFEAC, encoded by the coding sequence ATGAACGCCGCCAATGCCACCACCATCGTCGCCGCAATCAAACACTGCAAAACCCCAAAACAGCTCCTCCAGCTCCATGCCCACACCATCACCAACCCCTCTCTCACTCCACCCGGTTTGATCATCCCCACCCTCCTCCACGCCTTCATCTATCTCCTCCCGCCCTCCTCCGCCCCCTCTGCAACCGCTTCGCTCAGATATGCCGTCGCTCTCTTCAACCGCATCCAAAACCCATCGACCTTCTCCTTCAACAACATCATCAGAGCCCACACCGCCCTCTCCTCCCCTCTCTCCGCTCTCCGCTTCTTCGCCCGCATGCGccacctctctctccctcctgaCTTCCACACCTTCCCTTTCGCCCTCAAGGCCTGTGCCCATCTCGGGTTTTGTGCATTCTCCGTCTCCCAAGCCCTTCACTCGCAATCCCTCAAGTTCGGGTTCGCCTCTCATTTGTTCGTTTCCAATACCCTCATCCATGTTTACTCAATCTGCCATAATTTGAGCCACGCGTGCAAGGTGTTCGACGAAAGTTCCCACAGGGATGTTGTCTCCTACAATGCCTTGCTCGATGCCTTTGTTAAGGCCGGTGAGATTTCGAGAGCACGCCAACTGTTTGAAGAAATGCCTGTCCGAGACTCCGTCTCGTGGGGTACTGTTTTGGCGGGGTGTGCTCAGATGGATCGGTGCGAGGAAGTGCTTGAATTGTTTGATCAGATGCTTCGTATACGAATTAGGCCTGATGATGTCTCTTTGGTTTCTGCTCTTTCTGCTTGTGCGCAGCTGGGTAATTTGGAACGAGGGAAAATGATCCACGATTACATAAAACGAAACAGGATTCGACTGAGTTCCTACTTCCTAACAGCATTAGTGGACTTTTATGCAAAATGTGGGTGCATTGAGACCGCCATGGAGATATTCGAATCGAATGCAGATAAGAATGTGTTCACATGGAATGCCATGCTTGTCGGGCTTGCAATGCACGGCCACGGCAAGCTGACACTCGCTTTCTTCTCCAGAATGACGGAGGCTGGACTTAAACCAGATGGGGTGAGCTTCTTAGGAGTTTTAGTAGGGTGCAGCCATGCGGGTTTTGTAAGCGAAGCTCGAAAGCTCTTCAACAAAATGGAAGCAGTCTACGGGGTCCCTCAAGAGCTCAAGCATTACGGGTGCATGGCTGATCTGCTTGGGAGGGCAGGTCTTATCAAGGAAGCCATGGAGATGATTGCGAAGATGCCGATGGGGGGCGATGTGTTCGTATGGGGTGGATTGCTTGGAGGCTGCAGAATCCACGGCGATGTTGAAATGGCGAAGAAAGCAGCGGAGCAGGTGATGGAGTTGGACCCTGAAGATGGTGGAGTGTATTCGATCATGGCGAATGTTTATGCGACGGCAGGGAAATGGGACGATGTTGTAAATGTTAGAAAGTCTATCAAAGATGCTAAGAGGGTGAAGAAGATCAGCGGTTGTAGTTTGATTCGATTGGAGGGAGTCACTCATGAGTTCATTGCTGGGGATTGCTTGCATCCTAAGACAGAGGCTATATATCTGGTTTTGAATGGTCTTCAGAAACATCAGTTCGAAGCCTGTTAA